Genomic segment of Ranitomeya imitator isolate aRanImi1 chromosome 6, aRanImi1.pri, whole genome shotgun sequence:
GATGTATATTTCTAGCGTTATATGATGgggtttcattgtctccggccatgttggtttattgtaaagtatggtagtatagaatgattctgcgcattttctacatttttgtaattttaaattgttttattgcaagttgtgcattatgttctgcactgtggttgtgtaaagacattgttgtatttttctcgttgtgatgtatggcgttgtatggcgttTCCTTGTCTTCGGCCTTCTTGattactgtaaagtatggtggtctttccaggattgacttttcttttcaatttttttttttgggggggtgattgTGTTGTGATGTATATTTCTTGTGTTacatgatggcgtttcattgtctccggccatgttggttttattgtaaagtatggtggtgtatccaggattgaCGTTTCtttccttaatttttgggggttattaatttttttttcagaaatctaTTGTGCTGTTTGGGTTGTTCCATGCATGCggttgttccattttttttttttttacatagaaatgtttgcttttttaatcaGGTTCTGAGGAATTTCAGGGCTTCATATGTAGCCGtactcttttatatattttttttttctattgtaacGTATGGCGGTATGGTTTGCCTTTTCTTGTGCCTTTTGGAAATCAATGTTTTAAAAATGTTGTTCAAAAAAATCTGAGTCTTTttggattactacatagggtctgttgtgtatttgttttgttatctttaggcttttgtttactctggcattgtgttgtctctgtcattgttttttatttcaatggGGCAGTGTTTGCTCAGCGCTAGTTCAGTTGGCATTGTACAATGAGTGCACTGTTTGTTGTGGTTGTAATGTAAATGtatggattttttttaaaattttcctatGTTCCTCTGTATTGTGCATAGTAAAAtaattcaatttttttaatttcagaATTTAATCTACAATGGCCAGCGACTctagccacaccccaccgctgaggagtccggtgagtacatgatctactgttgcttataaattcggtgtcatttgtagacgtgtcacaactttttttaaactattttccaggcttcttcaagtgaggaggagagccaggaggaacagagccagcaggagcagcgaccacggggccaagctgtggtggcaggacggcgagtaagtttttttTCAAACAacctagtatttttttttcttttactacctttttttttgtttgttttgtgggaggtgggggaggaggtaGGGAGACCAATTTttatttatcttgcaaacattaatgttttccaattattctaggtttAACAACGGGACCAAGATGAGGCCATAGACATTAACATAATGGTCGCATCAATCCAGGAGAGGcctgttgtgggacagccgtgacccccggcacgcggaccaggtggTGTTGCGACGTTTGTGGGctgaggtggcaaaatcgctgtgggatggcttcgacagcgcttcacccGAGGACAAAGAtaaatttggtaagtattgcagaaATGCAGCTCTGaccatcatgccaggatacacaaccaTCTGTGATGTGATCTACTTTCGTGGCATCACACACGGTTGcgtttttaatttaaaaattttcTCTCAAACTTAATTTTTGGTTTGACTTTTCCACAGTCAaaaaattgaagaccagatggcgctccatgaaggaccgtttcaagagggtcatgaaaaaggagggacagactcgtagtggtgctgctgcGTCAAGGGCCTCTACATACAAGTTCAGCCGTATTCTGcagttcctgagaccggtccttgacAGTCGAGAGTAAGTATTTTCTTCCCACACATTGGTTATtggaaaacatgcatattcacgtagtatatttcccagccacgtagtttattgcccagccatttatattGCTCagtacgtactatacagcacacagacacatagtacattggccagccacgggcaatatttcatagtggcgtagtatattgcccatccaggtttaTCACAGATTCCCAGATtcccaaaaaaatgaaaaataatagacACGGGAGACCTTATAGTCcacggcaggttatgttcccagggTTGCTCtgatcgcaggacctgtgatgacgtctcgggtcacatgaccttgacgtgatggcagttccgacgataagcgtaagCCATATCGGCCGTTACAAACGCCAACCATGGGTGAGTATAGCATGgcaattttgaaaaaaataaatgtattctatttttaatattgatgcggcataggcagtgtcaatattaaaaattaaCATCTTAACGGCGGCAACGGTTACCGCCGGTAAGTGTTTATCGatgacaggggagtatgcgggcgacggccATTCACTGcgcggagtaaggagcggccattttattcAGGCATGTGACCCGCGCTGATTGCTCGCATCAGCCATGTTAGGCAGCTGGCCGGTTCAAACAGCGAATTACTACCGTTACGACTGACAGACGGAACTAAAAACCCTTTACAATTATGTAAAATTATAATTTTATAGTATGTGATGCAATGTTTAACTTTTACACAGGTGGTggcgaatgtgaaatgttatattttgtatactaatgttttccttatgttttcacagaacacacagcagcacccgcgagcctgttcggccctctggagcggtccttcgtgaatcgccatctgacccgtcacagccatcccacagcgagagcaggtctgcaccaccatctggagaaccggcagccggtccatcagatgttcccctgtttttacatttgagcacggtcttccagaattgtttcaaggcgctgggcgatcgaatggacacagctctgtccaatatcgaccgacGTCTTCAAacaatggaatccgagctctcgaggccggcaaaacatttttttagtgccattgagaagggcatggtggaacatcttacgccggaactccagattttggTTATGCAGGCCTGGAACAATGCATAcgtgactgctctgcagcaggctcgggtcatgcagtcagcgactacaatgcccggagtaccatcgctggctagcatggctccgactcctgctgcagagcacccacACAGAGCtcagcgtgccgagggccaccaccGCCGCCACAAACACCGTAGAACCGAGCCCCAaagttctgctcctgccaggccttcaagggcacaaagACGGAAAGCTGaaacacacccagagggagagaggagaaaacgcaaaaaaaccaaaacaacaaCGGCGGCTATGGCTGCTCCAATAAGCACACCAAGTACTCGGCcggggtctacccggagcaggagtagtcATAGCCAGTCCACAGTGGTAAGGACACTGGCCgtgcctcctccctcacctcctgcattGGCAATATCGCCACCATCTACCACAGGGTGGACAGACGTAGGCATACCGTCAAGTGTATTGCAATATGgtggttcctccccctcgtcctcctcctccatgttCTCCTCCACCCACTCCCAAACTGGAGGACATCAATCCCCCTCAATAGCTGAAGTTCCCACCCCTTAGAACCTATAcccattttttctttttgtgtccCCATTAATAAAACTGTTATTTTGATGAAAAAAATTGAGTTTATTGGTCTAAAATAACGTTTGCACCAACTCACACCGTGCGCTGTATACAAAAATCTTGTGTTTGTTACACCTCATATCTGCATTGTCTGACACAATTTTATCAAGTTTCTGTTGTAAATTTTTTAGGGCTGTCTATTGCacgatgagatgttacaaacacaaagaggagtaaaaaatatatcaattttcaaacctactgtaaaggtaccgtcacaacgatttcattaacaatatagttgctttttgtcacgtagcaacgatatcgtttaagaaatcgttatgcgtgacagcgaccaacgattatgcccctgctgggagatcgtaggTCTCTGcggatgatcaggaccttttttgtgtcactgatcacacgctgtcatcgttggatcggcgtgtttgacactgatccagcgatgtcttcgctggtaaccagggtaaatatcgggttactagcgcagtgcccagggaaaaaagtgtaaaacaaaaaaaaaaaaatacactacatacattccggtgtctgccacgtccctcgccgtcatcttcccgcagtgactgacTCCGTCATTCCTGGCCGTAAAgtaaaagcagagcacaccgttgacgtcaacgctgtgctgtgctttagggctggcacagtgcggaaagctgacggcgatggtcgtggcagacacaggaatgtaaggatgtattttgtattttttcacatttacaatggtaaacgggAAACATTGTGAGTGTGGCCCTGCGCttcataacccgatgtttactcaggTTACACGGGGACTTGGTAattttttgtcgctggagagctgtctgtgtgacagctttccagcaaCCACACGACGacttaacaacgatcacggtcaggtcgtatcgctggtcgggaTCGTTGGTTAATCGttttgtaacggtaccttaaggttattggtcaggtgaggtggtagcaatgttcacgtgGCCAAGTGTCGCCACTATTTTACTCTAGACGTATTCCAGCATCCTGAGTTCAATAGTGTTAACTCAGTAGACtttagcaaacatgatcgtctccctccttgtcaagccagtttccatatgcaaatagtctgcaagattcaAATTGCTTGACAAGGTGAGAGCCAATCATGTTCCCttttaaaactatggaacacacggctatgTGAATAATTTGGTTGTTCTGTCAGAGTCAATTTGGGAAATGGTGCTCACATTACAAAATTTTGTGGTACACACATTTGGTTCTAGAACATCGGATTTCTTAAAAATGTTTAATTTGTAACAACATTTGggagcattttttttaaaaaacggaaaggcacaataaaGAACTTTATTAAAAAACACAACACAGTAGAAAATCAGGGGACTTTACAACATATAAAGAACATTgcataggctggtaaaatgtcatggactcaatagtgtttacatgacagtgtttagATTTTTATAAATCACAATAAATTTAGTACAAGCAAGATGAAATACTGTTTCCAaactaaaccatttgatcttgccatgaaacacggccaacatctgaaacaaaatatGCAGCAAATTGATCTCTCATCTGAGCAATTTccaaagttgtcctcagaggatgatcttggtaatcaggcaatgggtttggtatgggttcatctagttccacgttgactctctctttaccaataatgtaattgtggagaaccacacaagccttcaccacctcatccactgtctcaattttcaaatttattgcggatcctaaaatccgccatttggagacaaggattccaaaggcgcactccacagatcttctggccctggacagtctataattaaaaatactttttgtgcggtccaagccccgactggagtatggtttcagtaggttggcactcatttgaaaagcctcatccccaaccacaacaaatggcacggccgagccttcggtgttgggaagaggtcgtggctgggggaaattaaaattgttctcattTAATCTTCGGCctatgtcagactccttaaatgtccgtgaatcatttgcacggctaaacgctccaatgtccacggcgagaaacctgcagtccgcacctgcaattgccatgagcacggtggaaaaatattttttgtaattgaaaaacagagatccacttcttgcaggctttgtaatcctaatgtgcttcacatccactgctccaatacagttagggaaagaacacagttgttcaaattttggggcgttggcctcccataacgCTGTCGTTGGGattggtaaaaattcctcccggagattgtcccacaatgcgcggcatgtgtcggcaataatacccgagaGTGTGGAGacgccaatccgaaactggaaatgcagtgatctcaatgtctctccggtagccaggaaactgacaagaagaaaaataaataaatttaatttcattacattgttataaaataaaatttcATTTTCAATTCCTCACCCACACCCCCCAAAACCAAAAAAAGGTTATTTCAAAAATGGCCAGAACATATAAAGTCCTTCAAATTgctacattacgtaccgtagagtcaccagcagacgttcctcgggggaaatcgatttccggagctgcgtgtcctgcctggaaatggctccttctaCCAGACGCAGGAGATAgcagaagctgttttgagacatccgggtatattcaaaatatttatccaggttgtcatttaactcgccaaacaaacaaaggtaggctccacggctctctcggacttccactatagggtgtagccaaaagcgccgatgactccttctccgtagtttgtctcttttcctttgttcatgacaggcaatagcgtaagcaatagcaagggcaaaATCCAGcaccatattgaggtagatactctccatgggacgctccatcttgatgctgtaaaaACAAGCAATGGTAGGAAatgatctatgccggggtatatatactacaattccattatacccaccctcttctatccattggtggtgttatctagtgtctagacactagacccaccctcttctatccattggtggtattatctagtgtctagacactaaattgggtTGAAAAAtggcatcattgtttgacaacgcatgcgtcgaaaaacccTGCGTTTTtaagaaaaacgcagcaaaacgcacaaaaaaacggtgcgtttttgtgtgcgttgtcaatgcgtcatgcgttgcgtcgacgacgctgcgtcgtaagacgcaaatgtgaacgtagcctaaaagacatacacagaatgaaaccaggatgagcacaggaggccagtctagctagatagataggacaggatggaatactgtgcggtcagtataaaacactacaaaatatccacacagagtttacaaaaatctccacacctgactaaaggtgtggagggtaaatctgcttcccagagcttccagcatcactgaattaattcatactgacaagctggacaaacataaaaagcacagaacggataagtccacaacctgtggacagaaaagagcaagtaaggacttagctttgctgaactgttcAGGATAACagagaaatccaaagagatgtgaatccaaccaggaaccattgacaagtggcacaagctgaaggaaagagccaggctaaatagccgagcagaatagacaatcagtggaagcagctgctgattgctaaatccaaggagcagccattccacttaaaaccaccggagggagcccaagagcagaactcacaaaagtgccacttacaaccaccggagggagcccaagagcggaattcacaacagtttaccccaacatatggggtatcggtgtactcaggacaaattgtacaacaacttttggggtccagtttctcctgttaccgttggtaaaataaaacaaattggagcttaagcaaattttttgtgaaaaaaagttaaatgttcatttttatttaagcattccaaaaattcctgtgaagcaccagaagggttaataaacttcttgaatatggttttgagcaccttgaggggagcagtttttagaatggtgtcacacttgggtattttctatcatatagacccctgttatgatcaggcggccttggaacagcatgaaaaaaccttcgcaggagtagtggtaactatacagaccgcaaaccctgatcttatcacagacactagaagtagccgtggggtgtgcctaaccagacctagacacctcgacacagccggaggactaaatatccctaaagatagaaaataggaaaactgacttgcctcagagtagacccccaaaggataggcagccccccacaaataatgacggtaagtaggagaggaaaagacacacgcaggcggaaaacaggattagcaaaggaggccacttctacctagataggaaagtatagtacaggatactaagcggtcagcacaaaaactacaaaacatCCAAAGCAGGAAAatgcaaaaactccaccacctaactaaagatgtggagagtatatctgcgactccagcgaatccaaccagactgagagaacaacaggacagtctaagctggaacaaaatagaaactatgaacagcacagaaaatagacacacagcctgtgtgcctaagaaaatgaagcagacacttatcttttgctgaaatggcagcaagcaggagaggccaggcagagaaccaatacttccaaaagaacattgacaactggcaaggactaatgagtcctgcaaagctaaataccccagtccgaattgcaattagcagaaacacctgtccaggactgccgcccaggcacaactgcattaccatcaacaaccaccggagggagcccaagagcagaattcacaacagacccctcaaaatgacttcaaatgagatgtggtccctaaaaaaaaaatggtgttgtaaaaatgagaaattgcatgtcaatttttaaccattataactccctaacaaaaaaaaatgtggttccaaaattgtgctgatgtaaagtagacatgtgggaaatgttacttattaagtattttgtgtgacatatctctgtgatttaattgcataaaaattaaaagttggaaaattgcaaaattttcataattttcgccaaatttccgtttttttcacaaataaacgcaggtactatcaaagaatttttaccactatcatgaagtacaatatgtcacgagaaaacaatgtcagaatcactgggatccattgaagcgttccagagttataacctcataaagggacagtggtcagaattgtaaaaattggcccggtcattaacgtgcaaaccacccttgggggtaaaggggttaagcataataacagacgcggattctttactgtaagagcagtgagactatggaactctctgccgtatgatgttgtaatgaatgattcaatacttaaatttaagagtggactggatacctttctggaaaagtataatgttacagggtatatacactagattccttgatagggcgttgatccagggaactagtctgattgttgtttgtggagtcgggaaggaatttttttccccaatgtggagcttactctttgtcacatggttttttttttgccttcctctggatcaacatgttagggcatgttaggttaggctatgggttgaactagatggacttatagtcttccttcaaccttaataactatgtaactatatattgtgttgtttaagggttccctttaattttttgagcagtgtaatatctactatataattgtctaagggtcacttccgtctttctgtctgtctgtctttctgtctgtcacggatattcattggtctcggcctctgtctgtcatggacatcaacgtcgctgattgatcgtggcaaaacagccatgaccaatcagcgacgggcacagtcccgaagaaaatggccgctccttcctcccggcagtcactgcccggcgcacgcatactcccctccggtcagcggtcacacagggttaattacagcattgaccgtggtgtaacacactcagttaacgctgctattaaccctgtgtgaccaactttttactattcatgctgtctatgcagcatgaatagtaaaaatatctactgttaaaaataattaaaaaaataaaaaataattacatactcaccctcggtttgcccccggatcgaagcgaccggttaccgatgctcctcgcgatgccccggtgaccgctccatgcattgcggtctcgcgagatgatgatgtgcggtctcgcgagaccgctacatcttcatctcgcaagaccgcaatgcactcttcagaccggagcgcgtgacgagcatcggtaaccggtcgcttcgatacggaaggtgagtatataactattttttattttaattctttttttaacagggatatggtgcctactacgtgactatgtgctgtatactacgtgactgtgctgtatactacatggctatgtgctgtatactatgtggctgggtaatatactatgtggctgggcaatatactatgtggctgggcaatatactatgtggctgggcaatatactatgtggctaggcaatatacaatgtggctgggcaatatactacgtggctgggcaatatactacgtggctgggcaatatactacgtgtctgtgctgtatactacatgtctgtgctgtatactacatgtctgtgctgtatactatgtggctctgtgctgtatactaggtcactgggcaatatactatgtagctgggcaaaatactacgtggctgggcaaaatactacgtggctgggcaatatactacgtg
This window contains:
- the LOC138642331 gene encoding uncharacterized protein, which translates into the protein MSQNSFCYLLRLVEGAISRQDTQLRKSISPEERLLVTLRFLATGETLRSLHFQFRIGVSTLSGIIADTCRALWDNLREEFLPIPTTALWEANAPKFEQLCSFPNCIGAVDVKHIRITKPARSGSLFFNYKKYFSTVLMAIAGADCRFLAVDIGAFSRANDSRTFKESDIGRRLNENNFNFPQPRPLPNTEGSAVPFVVVGDEAFQMSANLLKPYSSRGLDRTKSIFNYRLSRARRSVECAFGILVSKWRILGSAINLKIETVDEVVKACVVLHNYIIGKERVNVELDEPIPNPLPDYQDHPLRTTLEIAQMRDQFAAYFVSDVGRVSWQDQMV